One region of Acidimicrobiia bacterium genomic DNA includes:
- a CDS encoding SRPBCC family protein yields the protein MAHQDIDVRAESSAPPEDVFALLADGATWPVWSPIGSFQLEEPARGGGEGVGAIRVFRTGRTTSRERVVEVVPDRRFSYALLSGIPIRDYRADVDLTRTPSGGTAIRWHSTFTAKIPGTGGMIRRKLHAFIGECVRGLAQHAAARANA from the coding sequence CACACCAGGACATCGACGTGAGGGCGGAGAGCTCGGCACCGCCGGAGGACGTGTTCGCACTGCTGGCCGACGGCGCGACCTGGCCGGTGTGGTCGCCGATCGGGTCGTTCCAGCTCGAGGAGCCCGCGCGCGGTGGCGGCGAGGGCGTCGGTGCGATCCGCGTCTTCCGCACCGGTCGGACGACGTCACGCGAGCGCGTCGTCGAGGTCGTCCCGGACCGCCGGTTCAGCTACGCGCTGCTGTCCGGCATCCCGATCCGCGACTACCGAGCGGACGTCGACCTCACCCGCACGCCGTCAGGCGGCACCGCGATCCGTTGGCACTCGACGTTCACCGCGAAGATCCCGGGGACGGGCGGCATGATCCGGCGCAAGCTGCACGCGTTCATCGGTGAGTGCGTGCGCGGGCTCGCGCAACACGCAGCCGCGCGCGCGAACGCGTAG
- a CDS encoding acetyl-CoA acetyltransferase has product MSSRTDPRLPVLVGAGTCIDHVEAVELMARATVAAADDAGAPSLLHDVQRIAVPRGTWGYTDPARVVAHHIGAPRATTVLVDLGIPQQTLINEAMTAIRDGTLDVVVVVGAEAKARAARDPHATELDQHGAEPDVLQQPQGEIVAPAEIAARLWTPVQQYALMESALRAADGVTVEQDRWDVAALWARFNEVARDNPEAAFRESMTADELAKLGPGSRPLAFPYGKWHASQWTVDQGAALLLCAAEVAERHGVPRERWVLPRAGLDSSFALPLSARREMHRWPAMQVVGRAASARIGRPLAACEHVELYSCFPVAVRVQQRELGLPASGTPTITGGMTFAGGPFNNFVLQATAAMVRRLRADGGLGLVTTVSGLLTKPGLAVWATDDDGEPPLIADLARDAEAATARVDVLDSYDGDATVAACTVTYDGEEPRELVAILDTQRGARVIARIDDPVLAARATEEELVGTRVAVAGNGLVA; this is encoded by the coding sequence ATGAGCTCCCGTACCGATCCCCGCCTGCCAGTCCTCGTTGGTGCCGGCACGTGCATCGACCACGTCGAGGCCGTCGAGCTCATGGCGCGCGCCACCGTCGCGGCCGCGGACGACGCCGGTGCACCGTCGCTGTTGCACGACGTGCAGCGGATCGCGGTGCCGCGTGGCACGTGGGGCTACACCGACCCCGCGCGTGTGGTCGCGCATCACATCGGCGCGCCACGCGCGACGACGGTCCTCGTCGACCTCGGCATCCCGCAGCAGACGCTGATCAACGAGGCGATGACGGCCATACGCGACGGCACCCTCGACGTCGTCGTCGTCGTCGGCGCGGAGGCGAAGGCACGTGCCGCGCGCGATCCGCACGCGACGGAGCTCGATCAGCACGGCGCGGAACCCGACGTGCTCCAGCAGCCGCAGGGCGAGATCGTCGCGCCCGCCGAGATCGCGGCGAGGCTCTGGACGCCGGTGCAGCAATACGCGCTCATGGAGTCGGCGTTGCGCGCCGCGGACGGTGTGACGGTCGAGCAGGACCGTTGGGACGTCGCGGCGTTGTGGGCGCGCTTCAACGAGGTCGCACGCGACAACCCCGAAGCCGCGTTCCGGGAGTCGATGACGGCCGACGAGCTGGCCAAGCTCGGTCCCGGCAGCCGGCCGCTGGCGTTCCCGTACGGCAAGTGGCACGCGAGCCAGTGGACCGTCGACCAGGGCGCGGCGCTGCTGCTGTGCGCGGCCGAGGTGGCGGAGCGTCACGGTGTCCCGCGCGAGCGCTGGGTGCTCCCGCGCGCCGGACTCGACTCGTCGTTCGCGCTCCCGCTGTCGGCGCGACGCGAGATGCACCGCTGGCCCGCGATGCAGGTGGTCGGGCGGGCCGCCTCCGCCCGCATCGGCCGCCCGCTCGCGGCGTGCGAGCACGTGGAGCTGTACTCGTGCTTCCCGGTCGCGGTGCGCGTGCAGCAGCGAGAGCTCGGCCTCCCGGCGAGCGGCACGCCGACGATCACGGGCGGCATGACGTTCGCGGGCGGTCCGTTCAACAACTTCGTGCTCCAGGCGACGGCCGCGATGGTGCGCCGGTTGCGCGCGGACGGCGGGCTCGGGCTCGTCACGACCGTCAGCGGACTGCTGACCAAGCCCGGTCTCGCCGTGTGGGCGACGGACGACGACGGCGAGCCGCCGCTGATCGCCGATCTCGCGCGCGACGCGGAGGCCGCGACAGCGCGCGTCGACGTGCTCGACTCCTACGACGGCGACGCGACGGTGGCCGCCTGCACGGTCACGTACGACGGGGAGGAGCCCCGCGAGCTCGTGGCGATCCTGGACACGCAGCGGGGTGCGCGCGTGATCGCGCGGATCGACGATCCGGTGCTCGCGGCGCGCGCGACCGAGGAGGAGCTCGTCGGCACGCGCGTCGCCGTCGCGGGCAACGGGCTCGTCGCGTGA
- a CDS encoding MBL fold metallo-hydrolase, which produces METRIDEIAPDVFRLSTYVDEIAPPAGFTFNQFVVRGEQPLLFHAGMRGLFPLVSDAVDRLVGLQNLRWISFAHVEADECGAMNLFLDAAPDAQVVHGALACMVSLNDLADRPPVPMADEPLDIGGHVMRFLPTPHVPHNWESGLWFDETTATLLAGDLFTSLGDGPAVVDTDVVEGAIVAEDVFHATSLGPAVGTTLRTLAELEPSTLACMHGSSFRGDGAAQLHALADYYDGAIVPA; this is translated from the coding sequence ATGGAGACCAGGATCGACGAGATCGCACCCGACGTGTTCCGGCTGTCCACCTACGTGGACGAGATCGCGCCGCCGGCGGGGTTCACGTTCAACCAGTTCGTCGTGCGCGGCGAGCAGCCGCTCCTGTTCCACGCCGGGATGCGCGGGCTGTTCCCGCTCGTGTCCGACGCCGTCGACCGGCTGGTCGGCCTGCAGAACCTGCGTTGGATCTCGTTCGCGCACGTCGAGGCGGACGAGTGCGGCGCGATGAACCTGTTCCTCGACGCCGCGCCCGACGCGCAGGTCGTGCACGGCGCGCTCGCGTGCATGGTCTCGTTGAACGACCTCGCGGACCGTCCACCCGTCCCGATGGCCGACGAGCCGCTCGACATCGGCGGGCACGTCATGCGGTTCCTGCCCACGCCGCACGTCCCCCACAACTGGGAGAGCGGTCTCTGGTTCGACGAGACCACCGCGACGTTGCTCGCGGGCGACCTGTTCACGTCGCTCGGTGACGGGCCTGCGGTCGTCGACACCGACGTCGTCGAGGGCGCGATCGTCGCCGAGGACGTGTTCCACGCGACGTCGCTCGGCCCGGCCGTCGGCACGACGCTGCGCACGCTCGCCGAGCTCGAACCGTCGACGCTCGCGTGCATGCACGGGTCGTCGTTCCGTGGTGACGGCGCCGCGCAGCTCCATGCGCTCGCCGACTACTACGACGGCGCGATCGTCCCGGCGTGA
- a CDS encoding thioesterase family protein, which produces MTSDLDWLGVEPRGGGRYELVLRSPLTRFDGKLYGGTGAALVTALLEAETGQDALWTTAQFVGSADLGDVLECRLETLAGGRRTTQARVTVCAGGRVAVVGLGATGDARSGALEAQFGAMPDVDPPERAPRWMPRFPFPVRGERPGWLAITDMREADGETRSALWVRMRDVADTTQTRAKVAFLTDIVPSSVVRAAGRTGGGTSLDNAVRFGPRPDGEWILVEFDPYFASAGYVHGGARVWARDGRLVAVASQTAVARVFE; this is translated from the coding sequence GTGACCTCCGACCTCGACTGGCTCGGTGTCGAGCCTCGCGGTGGCGGGCGGTACGAGCTCGTCCTGCGATCGCCGCTGACGCGCTTCGACGGCAAGCTCTACGGGGGCACGGGCGCGGCGCTCGTGACGGCGCTGCTCGAGGCCGAGACCGGCCAGGACGCGCTGTGGACCACGGCCCAGTTCGTCGGCAGCGCGGACCTCGGCGACGTGCTCGAGTGCCGGCTCGAGACGCTCGCGGGCGGCCGCCGCACGACGCAGGCGCGCGTCACCGTGTGCGCCGGCGGACGCGTCGCCGTCGTCGGGCTCGGTGCGACGGGTGACGCGCGCTCGGGCGCGCTGGAGGCGCAGTTCGGCGCGATGCCCGACGTCGACCCACCCGAGCGCGCGCCGCGGTGGATGCCCCGGTTCCCGTTCCCCGTTCGCGGTGAGCGACCGGGTTGGCTCGCGATCACCGACATGCGTGAAGCCGACGGTGAGACCCGCTCCGCGCTGTGGGTCCGCATGCGCGACGTGGCCGACACGACGCAGACGCGGGCGAAGGTCGCGTTCCTGACCGACATCGTGCCCAGCTCGGTCGTGCGCGCCGCCGGCCGCACGGGTGGCGGGACGAGCCTCGACAACGCGGTGCGCTTCGGGCCGAGACCGGACGGCGAGTGGATCCTGGTCGAGTTCGACCCCTACTTCGCGTCCGCGGGCTACGTCCACGGCGGTGCCCGCGTGTGGGCGCGCGACGGACGACTCGTCGCGGTCGCGAGCCAGACCGCGGTCGCGCGCGTCTTCGAGTGA
- a CDS encoding VOC family protein: MTIELNHTIVWCRDKKVSASFLTELFDLPDATRFGPFLVVEVANGVSLDYREVDGDIASQHYAFLVSEDEFDAIYGKIVERGLDHWADPGLTRPKEINRNDGGRGVYFTDPDGHLLEIITRPYGSGA, from the coding sequence GTGACCATCGAGCTGAACCACACGATCGTCTGGTGCCGCGACAAGAAGGTCTCGGCGTCGTTCCTGACCGAGCTGTTCGACCTCCCGGACGCGACACGTTTCGGCCCGTTCCTCGTCGTCGAGGTGGCCAACGGCGTGTCACTCGACTACCGCGAGGTCGACGGCGACATCGCCTCGCAGCACTACGCGTTCCTCGTCAGCGAGGACGAGTTCGACGCGATCTACGGCAAGATCGTCGAGCGTGGCCTCGACCACTGGGCCGATCCCGGCTTGACGCGCCCGAAGGAGATCAACCGCAACGACGGTGGCCGCGGGGTCTACTTCACCGACCCCGACGGCCACCTGCTCGAGATCATCACTCGCCCGTACGGCAGCGGCGCGTAG
- a CDS encoding helix-turn-helix transcriptional regulator, whose amino-acid sequence MSDAAELLQSAVDAAARGDVPGAIELLRECVAAADVPDAHRLLGALSYANDHLDDARVEWEHAFRGYRDAGDLRNAARVAMGLAELHSGSLGNRATGSGWLERARRLLEQAGPCVEWGYWELALIACDRPDVVDLERSATRALELATEYRDVALEVRALADGGLALVSQGRVREGFDRLDEALAVLSTGEVTDLFVVGTAFCALLSSCERAGDAERATEWIRMVQSLVLQPRGGRPRVLSTHCHLALGGVLCAVGRWTEAEEALLASLGPTASASRGHRVEATTRLAELRLYQGRVDEAAELLAPIEDDLAAAAPVASLHLARGEPALAAAVLRRAVTRLVGDVLRGAPLLAALVEAELARGDVDAARGAARLLRAMTEAVDAPVVAGFATLATGRVAVATGDVEAALDAFDAALRSFTAAERPVLVAATQLELADAHVARHDDEAAVVAARAAHTVAERLDAAPMCDRAAALLRRLGATPPRSAASAASRLTGLTARESEVLDGLRRGDSNAQIAARLYLSPKTVEHHVSRVLAKLGVRTRAEAAAVAAAAAATGEAEADTG is encoded by the coding sequence GTGAGCGACGCGGCGGAGCTTCTCCAGTCGGCGGTGGACGCCGCGGCGCGTGGCGACGTGCCCGGCGCGATCGAGCTCCTGCGCGAGTGCGTCGCCGCCGCCGACGTTCCCGACGCACACCGCCTGCTGGGCGCGCTCTCCTACGCGAACGACCATCTCGACGACGCCCGCGTCGAGTGGGAGCACGCGTTCCGCGGCTACCGCGACGCCGGCGATCTGCGCAACGCGGCGCGCGTCGCGATGGGGCTCGCGGAGCTGCACTCGGGCTCGCTCGGGAACCGCGCGACGGGCAGCGGCTGGCTCGAACGCGCGCGCCGGCTGCTCGAGCAGGCGGGCCCGTGCGTCGAATGGGGGTACTGGGAGCTCGCGCTGATCGCGTGCGACCGGCCGGACGTCGTGGATCTGGAGCGGAGCGCGACGCGCGCGCTCGAGCTCGCGACCGAATACCGCGATGTGGCGTTGGAGGTGCGCGCGCTCGCCGACGGTGGGCTCGCGCTCGTGTCGCAGGGGCGGGTCCGCGAGGGCTTCGACCGCCTCGACGAGGCGCTCGCTGTGCTGTCGACGGGCGAGGTCACCGACCTGTTCGTCGTCGGCACCGCGTTCTGCGCACTGCTGTCGTCGTGTGAGCGGGCGGGTGACGCGGAACGGGCGACCGAGTGGATCCGGATGGTGCAGTCGCTCGTGCTGCAGCCCCGCGGCGGCCGTCCCCGCGTGCTGAGCACGCACTGCCATCTCGCGCTCGGTGGCGTGCTGTGCGCGGTCGGGCGGTGGACCGAGGCCGAGGAGGCACTGCTGGCGTCGCTCGGCCCGACCGCCTCCGCGAGTCGCGGTCACCGCGTCGAGGCGACGACGCGCCTCGCGGAGCTGCGCCTGTACCAGGGCCGCGTCGACGAGGCCGCCGAGCTCCTCGCGCCGATCGAGGACGACCTCGCCGCCGCCGCACCGGTCGCGTCGCTGCACCTGGCGCGGGGCGAGCCCGCGCTCGCGGCCGCGGTCCTGCGCCGCGCCGTGACGCGGCTCGTCGGCGACGTCCTCCGCGGCGCACCCCTCCTGGCCGCGCTCGTCGAGGCCGAGCTGGCGCGCGGCGACGTCGACGCCGCGCGCGGCGCCGCGCGCCTCCTCCGCGCGATGACCGAAGCGGTGGACGCGCCGGTCGTCGCCGGCTTCGCCACGCTCGCCACCGGTCGCGTCGCCGTGGCGACGGGCGACGTCGAGGCCGCGCTCGACGCGTTCGACGCGGCGCTGCGGAGCTTCACCGCCGCGGAGCGTCCGGTCCTCGTCGCGGCGACACAGCTCGAGCTCGCCGACGCCCACGTCGCGCGGCACGACGACGAAGCGGCCGTCGTCGCGGCTCGGGCCGCGCACACGGTCGCCGAACGCCTCGACGCCGCGCCCATGTGCGACCGCGCCGCCGCGCTGCTCCGCCGCCTCGGTGCGACGCCACCGCGCTCGGCGGCGTCGGCGGCGAGCCGGCTCACCGGGCTGACCGCCCGCGAGAGCGAGGTGCTCGACGGGCTGCGCCGCGGCGACAGCAACGCGCAGATCGCGGCCCGTCTCTACCTGTCCCCGAAGACGGTGGAGCACCACGTCAGCCGGGTGCTCGCCAAGCTCGGCGTGCGGACCCGGGCCGAGGCGGCCGCGGTCGCCGCGGCTGCGGCCGCGACGGGCGAGGCCGAGGCCGACACGGGGTGA
- a CDS encoding S8 family serine peptidase: MRPRTALVGALALVVMVVPVAVRRSVAAAQTTVPTAPATRTAATTPPPRIVVTTRDATGRPVFHTIPAATPGDATSVASALHAYGIPAVVDRPVHATGDPIRWLQWPLNDVPYEQTWATRDASGQTVAVVDTGVDATHEDLRSGQVLPGTDLVAPGGNGRVDPNGHGTAVSGVIAATVGNGIGISGAARGARILPVRVLDASGTGYLSDVASGLVWATDHGATVVNMSLAATGLTTYPPVDLAIAYARAHGVVVVAAAGNDGPGSPPEYPADAAGVIAAGATDSSNTVASFSSQGSWVAIAAPGVSIATTWPGNAYVYENGTSFASPYVASAAALVRASAPWLDPDEVRSALTSTATPLGPARAYGAGLVNPLRAVASLSLYHYEKAVAPDRAVAANPKGGGYVLSGNGGVRSFGGAPLFGSVSWGGWQIARSLAVMPDGNGYVVLDAWGGVHRFGSAASLPVPANAYWPGWDVARQVRITPSGHGLVVLDAWGGLHVAGDAPAPTGMPYWFGWDIARDVQITPSGQGYWLLDGWGGVHTSGDARFEGAAPFRSWDIARALVPAADGKGYAILDGFGGVHLFGSALHVVANGYALADVYRGIAVVKS, from the coding sequence GTGAGACCGCGAACGGCGCTCGTCGGCGCGCTCGCGCTCGTCGTGATGGTCGTGCCCGTCGCGGTGCGCCGCTCGGTCGCGGCCGCGCAGACGACGGTCCCGACCGCGCCCGCGACGCGGACCGCCGCCACGACGCCGCCGCCACGGATCGTCGTGACGACCCGCGACGCGACCGGCCGTCCCGTGTTCCACACGATCCCGGCTGCGACGCCGGGCGACGCCACGAGCGTCGCGAGCGCGTTGCACGCATACGGCATTCCCGCGGTCGTCGACCGGCCCGTCCACGCGACGGGAGACCCGATCCGGTGGCTGCAGTGGCCGCTGAACGACGTGCCGTACGAGCAGACGTGGGCGACGCGCGACGCGTCGGGCCAGACGGTCGCCGTCGTCGACACCGGTGTCGACGCGACCCACGAGGACCTCCGCAGCGGACAGGTCCTCCCCGGGACGGATCTCGTCGCGCCGGGCGGCAACGGCCGCGTCGACCCCAACGGCCACGGCACCGCGGTGTCGGGCGTGATCGCCGCGACCGTCGGCAACGGGATCGGCATCTCCGGCGCCGCGCGCGGCGCGCGGATCCTTCCCGTCCGGGTGCTCGACGCGAGCGGGACGGGCTACCTGTCCGACGTCGCGAGCGGTCTCGTCTGGGCGACCGACCACGGCGCGACGGTCGTCAACATGTCGCTCGCCGCGACCGGGCTCACGACCTACCCGCCCGTCGACCTCGCGATCGCGTATGCGCGCGCGCACGGCGTCGTGGTCGTCGCCGCGGCGGGCAACGACGGTCCCGGCAGCCCACCCGAGTACCCGGCCGACGCCGCCGGCGTGATCGCCGCCGGCGCGACCGACTCGTCGAACACCGTCGCGAGCTTCTCGTCGCAGGGCTCGTGGGTCGCGATCGCGGCGCCCGGCGTCAGCATCGCGACGACGTGGCCCGGCAACGCCTACGTGTACGAGAACGGCACGTCGTTCGCGTCGCCCTACGTCGCGTCCGCAGCCGCGCTCGTGCGCGCGTCGGCACCGTGGCTCGACCCCGACGAGGTCCGCTCGGCGCTCACGTCCACCGCGACGCCACTGGGCCCGGCGCGCGCGTACGGCGCCGGGCTCGTGAACCCGTTGCGCGCGGTGGCATCGCTGTCGCTCTACCACTACGAGAAGGCCGTCGCGCCCGACCGTGCCGTCGCCGCGAACCCGAAGGGTGGCGGGTACGTCCTCTCGGGGAACGGCGGCGTCCGCTCGTTCGGCGGTGCACCGCTCTTCGGCTCGGTGAGCTGGGGCGGGTGGCAGATCGCGCGGTCGCTGGCGGTGATGCCCGACGGGAACGGCTACGTCGTCCTCGACGCGTGGGGTGGCGTCCACCGCTTCGGGTCGGCGGCGTCGTTGCCCGTCCCCGCGAACGCGTACTGGCCCGGTTGGGACGTCGCGCGACAGGTCCGCATCACGCCGTCCGGTCACGGCCTCGTCGTGCTCGACGCCTGGGGTGGCCTCCACGTCGCCGGGGACGCGCCCGCGCCGACCGGGATGCCGTACTGGTTCGGCTGGGACATCGCGCGCGACGTGCAGATCACGCCGTCCGGCCAGGGGTACTGGCTGCTCGACGGCTGGGGTGGCGTGCACACCAGCGGCGACGCGCGCTTCGAGGGCGCGGCCCCGTTCCGGTCGTGGGACATCGCGCGCGCGCTCGTGCCCGCGGCGGACGGGAAGGGCTACGCGATCCTCGACGGCTTCGGCGGCGTACACCTGTTCGGCTCGGCGTTGCACGTCGTCGCGAACGGCTACGCGCTCGCGGACGTGTACCGCGGGATCGCGGTCGTCAAGTCCTGA
- a CDS encoding alpha/beta fold hydrolase — MERRDLSIGEGTAQVWTGGQGDGVPLVLLHGAWAGAAPHWSGIWDRLAAERRVVAPELPGLGAPSTDPPGTVAAYAEWVLRVMDATAVDRAVVVGNSFGASIAWCAAATAPARVAAVVLVDGAPGPGLPMWLRRALAAPPLRRALTAMFRRNVYSPSTAARAFADTRNVPPEVDAVLHDPHPAPLDVVTEVVLASEPCPAPTTRDVLLLWGDADRLSGSSVRAAQRLQRRIAGSQLVVVSGAGHLPQVEQPDAVVTALTRFVDRVDGPRSDRPPDAPT; from the coding sequence ATGGAGCGCCGCGACCTCTCGATCGGCGAGGGCACCGCGCAGGTCTGGACGGGCGGTCAGGGTGACGGCGTCCCGCTCGTGCTGTTGCACGGCGCGTGGGCGGGCGCCGCGCCGCACTGGTCCGGGATCTGGGACCGGCTCGCCGCGGAGCGGCGTGTCGTCGCCCCGGAGCTGCCCGGGCTCGGCGCACCGTCGACCGACCCGCCCGGCACGGTCGCCGCGTACGCGGAGTGGGTCCTGCGCGTCATGGACGCGACGGCGGTCGACCGCGCGGTCGTGGTCGGCAACTCGTTCGGCGCGTCGATCGCGTGGTGCGCGGCCGCGACCGCGCCCGCGCGGGTTGCCGCCGTCGTGCTCGTCGACGGAGCGCCGGGACCGGGGTTGCCCATGTGGCTCCGGCGCGCGCTCGCCGCTCCGCCGTTGCGACGCGCCCTCACCGCGATGTTCCGCAGGAACGTGTACTCACCCTCGACCGCCGCGCGTGCCTTCGCGGACACGCGCAACGTCCCGCCCGAGGTCGACGCGGTCCTCCACGACCCGCATCCCGCGCCGCTCGACGTCGTGACCGAGGTCGTCCTCGCGAGCGAGCCGTGTCCGGCGCCGACGACCCGCGACGTCCTGCTGCTCTGGGGTGACGCCGACCGGCTCTCGGGCTCGTCGGTGCGTGCCGCGCAGCGGCTCCAGCGCCGCATCGCGGGCTCGCAGCTCGTCGTCGTCTCCGGCGCCGGTCATCTGCCCCAGGTCGAGCAGCCCGACGCGGTCGTCACCGCGTTGACGCGCTTCGTGGACCGCGTCGACGGGCCGCGAAGCGATCGCCCGCCCGACGCGCCAACATGA
- a CDS encoding serine hydrolase domain-containing protein: protein MTGEGPAADRGFERTVERLHDQVEDGVFSPGAQMAVELRGERVLDLAVGETGTGTTMTPEHVFRVYCSIKPVTAVAIQQLVEQRALALDEPLEARLPDLRVLQGGVTLRHVMTHTAALHRPMAVEMELTPADRRRAVIATLKRPPGWRLGADAAYSEYVGWQVLGWVIEQATGDELRAHLREHVLDPMGLSSTWVGMTRDEYRAVLDRLGVNVEMRTKTLPMLFERSERVCTETNPSHGGYTNARDLARFYSGLLERLAALAPPDPDDAEDPDEPADDVSLRAFTSVVRPAVYDEVLQRECTYGLGFMTRLREHAFGERCSETAFGHSGNVGTSFAFADPERSLSVGVVFNGLVGHEAAFLRRRALVNTLYEDLDALDATADVAGDDADGPRARAPRRFSLRRRGTSRGS from the coding sequence GTGACGGGCGAGGGGCCGGCCGCCGACCGCGGCTTCGAGCGAACCGTCGAGCGGCTGCACGACCAGGTCGAGGACGGCGTCTTCAGCCCCGGCGCGCAGATGGCCGTCGAGCTGCGCGGTGAGCGGGTGCTCGACCTCGCGGTCGGCGAGACCGGAACCGGCACGACGATGACGCCCGAGCACGTCTTCCGCGTGTACTGCTCGATCAAGCCGGTGACCGCGGTCGCGATCCAACAGCTCGTCGAGCAGCGCGCGCTCGCGCTCGACGAGCCGCTCGAGGCGCGCCTGCCGGATCTGCGCGTCCTGCAGGGTGGTGTCACGTTGCGCCACGTCATGACGCACACCGCCGCGCTCCACCGGCCGATGGCCGTGGAGATGGAGCTCACCCCCGCCGACCGTCGTCGTGCCGTGATCGCGACGCTGAAGCGGCCGCCGGGATGGCGGCTCGGCGCCGACGCGGCCTACAGCGAGTACGTCGGGTGGCAGGTCCTCGGATGGGTGATCGAGCAGGCGACGGGCGACGAGCTGCGCGCGCACCTGCGCGAGCACGTCCTCGACCCCATGGGTCTCTCGTCGACGTGGGTCGGCATGACGCGCGACGAGTACCGCGCGGTGCTCGACCGCCTCGGGGTCAACGTCGAGATGCGGACGAAGACGCTGCCGATGCTGTTCGAACGCAGCGAGCGCGTGTGCACGGAGACGAACCCGTCGCACGGCGGGTACACGAACGCGCGCGACCTCGCGCGCTTCTACAGCGGGCTGCTCGAACGGCTCGCCGCGCTCGCGCCGCCCGACCCCGACGATGCCGAAGACCCCGACGAGCCGGCCGACGACGTGTCGCTGCGCGCCTTCACGTCCGTCGTCCGGCCGGCCGTCTACGACGAGGTGCTCCAGCGGGAGTGCACCTACGGGCTGGGGTTCATGACGCGCCTGCGCGAGCACGCGTTCGGCGAGCGTTGCAGCGAGACCGCGTTCGGTCACTCCGGGAACGTCGGCACGTCGTTCGCGTTCGCGGATCCGGAGCGGTCGCTGTCCGTCGGGGTCGTGTTCAACGGCCTCGTCGGCCACGAGGCCGCGTTCCTGCGCCGGCGGGCGCTCGTGAACACGCTGTACGAGGACCTCGACGCGCTCGACGCGACGGCGGACGTCGCGGGCGACGACGCCGACGGACCACGCGCCCGCGCACCGAGGCGGTTCTCGCTGCGCCGCAGAGGTACGTCGCGCGGCTCGTGA
- a CDS encoding PH domain-containing protein, translating into MLYDDGRIACDDDAITIRWYYLWGAKRIPYRSIRSVTARTMTGVRGRWRIWGSGDLVHWYNLDGNRPNKQVALELDVGRRVKPTITPDEPETVRAILDAHLA; encoded by the coding sequence GTGCTGTACGACGACGGTCGGATCGCGTGCGACGACGACGCGATCACGATCCGCTGGTACTACCTCTGGGGCGCGAAGCGCATCCCGTACCGCTCGATCAGGTCCGTCACCGCGCGCACGATGACGGGTGTGCGCGGCCGGTGGCGCATCTGGGGCTCCGGCGATCTCGTGCACTGGTACAACCTCGATGGGAACCGGCCGAACAAGCAGGTCGCGCTCGAGCTCGACGTGGGTCGACGGGTGAAGCCGACGATCACACCTGACGAGCCGGAGACCGTCCGCGCCATCCTCGACGCGCACCTCGCGTAG